One Setaria italica strain Yugu1 chromosome II, Setaria_italica_v2.0, whole genome shotgun sequence DNA segment encodes these proteins:
- the LOC101785994 gene encoding histone H4 codes for MSGRGKGGKGLGKGGAKRHRKVLRDNIQGITKPAIRRLARRGGVKRISGLIYEETRGVLKIFLENVIRDAVTYTEHARRKTVTAMDVVYALKRQGRTLYGFGG; via the coding sequence atgtcgggCAGGGGCAAGGGCGGCAAGGGGCTCGGCAAGGGCGGCGCGAAGCGTCACCGGAAGGTGCTTCGCGACAACATCCAGGGGATCACGAAGCCGGCGATCCGGAGGCTGGCGAGGAGGGGCGGCGTGAAGCGCATCTCCGGGCTGATCTACGAGGAGACCCGCGGCGTGCTCAAGATCTTCCTCGAGAACGTCATCCGCGACGCCGTCACCTACACGGAGCACGCCCGCCGCAAGACCGTCACCGCCATGGACGTCGTCTACGCGCTCAAGCGCCAGGGTCGTACCCTCTACGGCTTCGGCGGCTAG
- the LOC101785591 gene encoding NAC domain-containing protein 86, with product MAPADLPPGFRFHPTDEELVNYYLKRKVHGLSIELDIIPEVDLYKCEPWELAEKSLLPSRDPEWYFFGPRDRKYPNGCRTNRATQAGYWKSTGKDRRVNYQNRPIGMKKTLVYYKGRAPQGLRTNWVMHEYRIEESECENTMGFQDSYALCRVFKKNVAFGELQKQKQGECSSSQAKEKQKHFTNVGDAGQSSGSNEHGKDNSWLQFISDDVWCNKTK from the exons ATGGCGCCGGCTGATCTCCCTCCAGGCTTTAGGTTCCATCCAACTGACGAGGAGCTTGTGAACTATTACCTGAAGAGGAAGGTTCATGGACTCAGCATCGAGCTCGACATAATCCCTGAAGTAGATCTCTACAAATGTGAGCCTTGGGAGCTGGCAG AGAAATCATTGCTGCCTAGCAGAGACCCCGAGTGGTACTTCTTTGGGCCAAGGGATAGGAAGTATCCAAATGGATGCCGCACAAACCGTGCAACCCAAGCAGGATACTGGAAATCAACAGGCAAAGATCGGCGAGTCAACTACCAGAACAGACCAATTGGCATGAAGAAGACTTTGGTCTACTACAAGGGTCGAGCTCCTCAGGGACTCAGGACCAACTGGGTGATGCATGAGTACCGCATCGAGGAAAGCGAATGCGAGAACACCATGGGGTTTCAG GATTCCTACGCTCTGTGTCGGGTATTCAAGAAAAATGTGGCATTCGGAGAGCTTCAGAAGCAAAAGCAAGGCGAGTGCAGCTCATCACAAgctaaggaaaaacaaaaacacTTTACGAACGTTGGGGATGCTGGACAGTCAAGTGGTTCAAATGAGCATGGTAAAGACAACTCTTGGTTGCAGTTCATATCTGATGATGTGTGGtgcaacaaaacaaaatga
- the LOC101785184 gene encoding NAC domain-containing protein 86, which yields MAPVGLPPGFRFHPTDEELVNYYLKRKIHGLKIELDIIPEVDLYKCEPWELADKSFLPSRDPEWYFFGPRDRKYPNGFRTNRATRAGYWKSTGKDRRVLHHGGRPIGMKKTLVYYRGRAPQGVRTDWVMHEYRLDDKDAEDTLPIQDTYALCRVFKKNAICTEVDDLQAQCSMALLEGACQQLLTAGSQEYQTPSPDVPVGSTSGGADDDADKDESWMQFISDDAWCSSTADGAEESTSCVALAT from the exons ATGGCGCCGGTGGGGCTCCCGCCGGGGTTCCGGTTCCACCCGACGGACGAGGAGCTGGTGAACTACTACCTGAAGCGCAAGATCCACGGGCTCAAGATCGAGCTGGACATCATCCCGGAGGTCGACCTCTACAAGTGCGAGCCATGGGAGCTCGCAG ACAAGTCGTTTCTGCCGAGCCGTGACCCGGAGTGGTACTTCTTCGGGCCCCGGGACCGCAAGTACCCCAACGGGTTCCGCACCAACCGCGCGACGCGGGCCGGGTACTGGAAGTCCACCGGCAAGGACCGCCGCGTGCTCCACCACGGCGGCCGCCCCATCGGCATGAAGAAGACGCTCGTCTACTaccgcggccgcgcgccgcaGGGGGTGCGCACCGACTGGGTCATGCACGAGTACAGGCTCGACGACAAGGACGCCGAGGACACGCTGCCCATCCAG GACACCTATGCATTATGCCGGGTCTTCAAGAAGAACGCCATCTGCACCGAGGTGGACGACCTGCAAGCGCAGTGCAGCATGGCGCTGCTGGAGGGCGCCTGCCAGCAGCTGCTCACCGCCGGCAGCCAGGAGTACCAGACCCCGTCGCCAGACGTGCCCGTCGGTTCCACGTCCGGTGGCGCCGACGATGACGCGGACAAGGACGAATCCTGGATGCAGTTCATCTCCGACGACGCCTGGTGCTCCAGCACGGCCGACGGCGCCGAGGAGAGCACCTCCTGTGTGGCCCTGGCCACCTGA